A segment of the Suncus etruscus isolate mSunEtr1 chromosome 19, mSunEtr1.pri.cur, whole genome shotgun sequence genome:
ATATGTGTAGGGTTTATAGAGGGGAGACTTATCTCAGaaaaaatagtaataaggatCCAGTAGTGACCTAACATGACAAAGTGACAATGACAGAGTCATAAAAATTGAGAAGTTTTTATAAGCACCTGGTTGAGATCAGCTGTTATAGCATCATGTCTCATTCCTGTGACTTGGGTACCAGATCTGTATAAAAGGTCTCCATTTGCATCCATCTCCTCACTATGCATGTTGTATCCACCATTATTCCAAAGGTGAGAGAATAAGGTGAGCATTCTAATTTCTATGGTACTGTCTGGGCTGGATGGGTTTGGTCTACTTCAGCTAAGTGGGATAAGTTTTATCTGATTAGAGAGAACTCTAAATGAACTGTTGACTTCAGGAAATTTGGGCTCATGGTATTAAGCATTGCTTTGAAATAACAACCTTGGAGAGATTAATGTTAACTAGAGATTTGGAATGTGGTGGAGGTGAGTAGTTTTCTAAGATGAGATTGAAAAGTAAGACCAAAGGCATAGCCTGTTTTATGAAATAGGAGAAAAAGGagattttttcatcattttttaaattcatttaaagaaaatgcatcacatagttgacataactgatcataatacatttgttcaggaagaccaaaagcaacatgatttaaaaaatagaaaattgaaagaaaaactaaagagatggaagaaaaggggaagaaaagaaagtttagaagcaagtatatttttgaaaattattgaatcaccaatgaactcattaaaggaCTGAAGTTGGAATGCAAGAGGTttccagaaaatataaataaaaggaaatataaaagcaATATGTGACTATGGAACTCTCTAGGATTGAAGTAGCTGCTTTGAAAATCAGGCTACTTGGGAGAAGCAGTAAGCATAGGTAAAGATAGCACAAattggggcccgaagagatagcacaacggcgtttgccttgcaagcagccaatccaggaccaaaggtggttggttcgaatcccggtgtcccatatggtcccccgtgcctgtcaggagctatttctgaacagacagccaggagtaactcctgagcatcgccaggtgtggcccaaaaaccaaaaaaaaaaaaaaaagatagcacaaaTTTTAAAGCAGAGTTGTCTCTAGTATTTGAGTCTAGTATTTTGAGTAAGCTCCTCTGCAGGAATGTAGAACATATAGATGTAAATTTGGGAGCTAGAGAATCAATTCTAAGATTTCAggtgctgttaaaaaaaaatagtggtttgAATAAGATGCATTCTAATTGCAGTTTCAAAATATTCTCATTGCTTTTCAGAGGAACTGAACTTTCTCTAAGATGTCCTGCCAGCAGAAAAAACAGGAGTGTCAGCCTCCTACCAAGAACCTTTCCGAATGTCCACCAAAGTGCCCCCCTCCAGCCCCTCAATGTCCTGCTCCCTGTGCATCTGCCTGCTCACCACCTCCACCTCCCTGCGAACCCCCAGATACCTCTTCCTGTGTCaccactttctctgcatctggcTTTGGAAGTAGTTGTTCTCTGGTAACCCGGATTCCTGATGTCTGCTTCGCCGCACCTTCCAGCTGCTGTGAAAATGACTCCTCTTGCAATCCCAGTTGCAACCATGATCCTGGGAGCTGCAACTGACCACAGAGTCCAAGATCAACAGCCTGGAGTGATGCTATCTCTCAAAATTCTCCCACCCTTGTTCTTTTTGCTCCTAAACCATGCTGCCTAGATATTGTGGGTGATGGATTCTTCTTTTTTGCAAGTACttgagaagaagaaaacataCCTGATAGAGAAAACCCTACTTCCCAAAGCCTCTTCCTTTTAAACAAATAAACTTCTTTTTGCTTGGCACCTGaacttgttttgttcattttccaTTATCAGTTCACAGATGATCAGCTCTCATTAACCCTGACTGGACTATTTAAATAGACCCCAGTCAGGATGAGTCAGTCAGATGCGAAATGGTCACTATACTAATCATTGGGTTGGAGTCAATGAGTGGTGGATGAAAAAGAAGGGCTCAAagagaaatagatataaaatagacATTTCCAAAATATCAGTGGTTTATTCTGTTCCTATTACTGTCGCCACCTGACAGCTTTTCCTTCTCATTCAAGACACTATTCCTTACCCCAGAACTTATCCTCTAGGTccagtagttttttgtttgtttgtttgttttttataataatttttactttgaccaaagtggattacaaatctttcacagtaatactctatcaggagtcctcaaacttcttaaacagggggccagttcactgtccttcagactgctggagggccagattatagtaaaaacaaaaattatgaacaaatttctatgcacactgcatatatcttatttagaagtgaagaaacaaaatgggaataaatacaatatgtggcccgcgggctgtagtttgaggaccattgctctaggtacatagtgacattgaaacagggacattcctatcaccaatgttgtACTCCCGCCATCCCTGTTTccagcaggcatcccatattcccctcttttgccccccgggctgctagtaaaagtggttccctctgtgtctagcttattgtaaattgagtattgattctgtttttgttggctttggatttggtgtttaagtctggtcattttttatttccactcaatgttcatattgtatggtcttggtaccctccagtagtttcccctcaatttttgaggtagaacaagatggttctagTTACAttagttctgtttgaaggaaagagaaaagaaaaaaaaaagggaagaggcaaaagtcaaacaagcaaaaaatggaaggagttcttctagagaccATAATTGTCCATTtaagaaaagaagggggaaaaagaagaaaaatataacaatacaaaaaatcaaacaaaagaatgaattcATGCTCAAGTAAATGGCACGAGGGTCCTTGTAGGTGTCAGACTAGATTCAAAATGTGTTGAAGGGAGTGGAGAAAACTCAAATATATAACTTGCTTTTTCAAAGCCCaatattcaatctctggcattattGCATGGCTATTTAGATTTCTGAATCCCTTAACATCACTTTTGCTGAGCATCTCCACCTGACATCTCATTCTTGTTTATACTGGAGCCTAACCAGCTGGGACCCTATACAGAGGTCAGTAAATAGAATACCTACAGAACATTCTATCTGTTGCATTCTGAAGATCTCATTTACTCTTTTAACTAATGAATAAACAACATGGGTTTGGGGGTATGTTGTAAAAACACATTCTTTTTTCAGTTCCATAGGCGACCATACAATAGTACTTTACTTCTTATTCTCCAGatgacagtcttttttttttttttggtttttgagtaatgcctggctgtgctcaggggttcctcctggctctatgctcagaaatcgctcctggcaggctaggaggaccctatgggatgctgggattcgaaccaccgtccttctgcatgcaaggcaaatgctttacctccatcctatctctccagcccaggacgACAGTCTTAACCAATTATCTAGATTCAGCAGCAATTATCATGCCTGTGAGAgacaataagataaaattatgatCAACAATACAGGAATTGTACCTATCTCCCAGCATGAATTAAGCAAGTCAGAGGGTTTAAGGCATCTGGACTCAGGATAGAGTGTTTCACACATGAATAGTGTCAATTTAGGTCTTCTCTAgtccaaaaaataaattcctgagcaattgtacagtggataGTGTGCTTTTCTTAtagtgttcaatctctggcatcctacgTGGTCCCtaaagccctccaggagtaatccctgtgtgcagagctaggagtaaaccctgacacacacagctggatgtgtcctgaaaaatcaaaacattaattaattaattaatttcttttcaactgattttatataaatagcactgaaattctggtgtgttttgggaccacacccagcaatgctcagaagttactctgagctctgatctcaggaatcattcctggcaggatttaggggaccatgtgatgctgagaattgaaacctggtcatccacatgcaagacaaaaacctttTCATTGTTCTATTGCGCTGGCCCCAATGCACATGATTTTTAACAAGTAACTTTTGAGTAATAAGAGCAATATGAGAAAACAATAAAGGAAgactaaagaaaatgtggaatTTTGGAGAAGCCTAAGTGCTTATAGTTGATAAAGAGGGTAGCATAATATGTGATAAAAGTATTCTTTACAGGCAATAAAAGTGATACAAATGAACATATTAGGTACTCTTTTAGGCAGAGGATACTACAAATACCAAGCTCAagcagaaaattattttgaaaaaccaCAAAGGGGACAGCATACCTTGAAGGAGAATGCACTGTCAGGGTAGTTCTGGATCATCGCAATTAGTTGGATTCAATTTATAGGgacatattttataatgaattgTGTATATATGTTGGAGCAGCGGCTTTGAAGCATTCAAGTTATAATTTAAAAGTATGACTTTATTTGCAATTAATAGAAATGGCTTTATGCATCTGACACCCTACTAGGTCATAAACTCTTTAATAAAGAGAAGGTTCTTACCAAAAAAAGTATGTTTTTGACTGCTTTGTTGAGAATAGATTATAGGGGTTAAGAGTGGACACGTAGGAAGTTTCACATAATATAGATAAAAGCTAACTTGGTCTAGAGTATTTGTGGTAAAGCAATGAGTTCTTAGGTTCTGGATATGTATTGATAACTGAACCTACAGAATTAATTGTagtataaaatattctataaataggtataaaatattatattctataatattctatatatttttatattttataagtataaaatatatattctacacaaaatttttatatagaatataCTTATACTACATAAATTCTACATACATATTCTATATAGATGTATATTATGtagaataaacatatttattctatataaagaattatgtaaatataaaaatattctgaatgGTCTTCCTCTGGTCATTGGAAAAGGATGGAattaataaaggaagaaataactttAAGAGAAGTAGAATTTTGTTGTTTGTAGGGGAGATGGCTTGGGCATGACATTAGAAGAGAAATTTTCGAATCAGCATCATATGCCAGATGATAACaactaaaaattatatagaaGGGGAAAGAGTTTGGCTTAGCAAACTGCAAAGTTTTGAAGCCAGAGATATGAGATGCAGCTATCACAGGAAATTGAGTGGTttgattatagaaaaataataataattaagagaGTGTGCAGACACCATTGCATTTTTGGAAAGCATTTCCAGAAATAAGCTGTAAGCATTTTGgtcaaagttttttattttagtgttttcaaTTATACATATCCACTATATTTGGAAACATGGATCATCAAAAGTGTTTGGAGTGAGAAGGGACTTGAAGTTTGAGAAAATAGgtttaaagaaatgtaaataataataaagaaaaatatgaggaaTTTTGtggatctgttctcaggaatcacttttagtGGGAGTGGAGAAACTATCTGGGGTCCCGGGGTTTGAACTTActttggccatgtgcagggcaagtgcccttttcactgtactatcactctggctccttaagTTGAACTGTAGGGCAgctttgatatgtatattttggaCACTTTCTGTGTTTCTGTCTCCTTAGCTGCCTATAGCCAACAACACTTGTTAACTTATGCTAGCTTTCTTTTAGAAGCCTAGCAAACTTTCCATTACACAATCTTCATAAAGACTCTATAAGAGAGCATTCTGTTGTCATTCTGAGATGAGGCCTCTAAGATTAAGTAGTCTATTCGATGTCACACACCTGGTTACTTAAAGAAGCAACTTTGGACTCCAGATTATCTGACTGGGGTTCCAGTCAGGAGTTACACAAattagaccaaaaaaaaagctcaaagaaTAAACCACTAACAACAAATATTAACACGAGCAATAATTAACAATAGCAAAAGAAAGAGTaactacaaaatataaaacaaatattctcTGAGGGGACGTACCCAAAGGAAGACAAATCTAGAAGGTTTCAAGTTATTGGAAAAGGGTTAGGCCTCATCTATCAGAGTTCTCTGGGTGAGCTAAGTCAAGTTCTTAACACATAGGACTAAGAGAAGAGGTATGAGGGGATATTTGGAGTCTAAGGTGATTGGGGTGTAAGATGGGAATCTAGGGCAGAGtagaagaggaagtcaaactaaaTGCCAAAAAAGACCAGAAGAGGAGGAGCCCCATCCTGGTGGATAATCTTATTTGACCTTCTGACAGAAAGCTGTGTGCAGACAGGCCTTCTTGAAACACTGGTTTCAGGAGACTCTGAAAAGATCACAATTATGTGGAAACTATAAGGGATCTTGTACAGTATTGTGGTTGGGGTAGGTACCATGAGAGAAACTCATATGGATTCATTCTTGCATGGACtttcttttcataaaattttaggtAGCATCTCCCCCATCAAAGTCCTCTAGAACTCTATGAagaatgttttttgttgttgtttgttttgattttttgggcctcatccagtgatgctcaggggttactcctggctatgcactcagaaatcactcctggcttgggggaccatatgggacgcctggggattgaactgtggtctatcctgggtcagccatgtgcaaggcaaatgtcctaccacggcaccaccactccggtccctctATGAAGAATGTTTAACATCATGTTTTCATTAAAGGAGAAAAGACTTGAAGAAAATTCATTGCTTATCCTAGATTTCATAAATTAACACGTCATTTGTAACTGAAAggctaaaaaaaaattgtcagatTATACATGGCACTTCtcaccctctcttcccctctctctcttcttctctctccctttcttatttttttggggggtcacaccctgagcagcagtgctcaggggtttctactcctggatctatgctcaaaaatcgctcctggcaggctcgggagaccatatgggatgccggaatttgaaccaccattcttctgcatgcaaggcaaatgccttacctccatgctctctctctgctcccaactctctccctttctctatcacagacacacacacacacacacacacacacacacacatacacacacacaaaactgttCACAGTGCCAAGGGGACTTCACTTGTCTATCCAATGAATGACACTATTGTCCTGGAGAAAATGAGTAGACTCACATAGACTCACATTTAGTAAATTAACTAAACAAGAGATATTTGTTTTAAGACTGTAACTCTGTCTGAAAGAATCGCCAAGAACAATAAAATTTAGTCTTTGCAGTGCATATGCAGAGTCAAAAGACTTGAAAATGTTTGCATTACATCATAACCCTGAAGGGCCTACCAAGCTGGTATTGGTCGTTCAGGACtaaagagaaattaatttttaacccCAGGAGCTTTATCTAATTAggaaggactggaaggaccagctcacaatttgaagctcaccacaaagagtggtgaactcttttagggaaataactatactaacaactagcatgacaatgttaaagaaagagagaagtagaaaatgCCTGTCGCGAATACAACCAGagatgggggagaagggagggcattggtggtgggaatgttgcactggtgaagaggggtgtcctgttatgactgaaacacaactacaaacatacatgcaatcgtggtgcttaaataaacatttatattaaaaaaataattggaatcATGATGGGGTTGGGAAAGGATGTGACACTTCAATCTCTTGAAAACAGAAGATATTTCTAGGTCTCATTGGAGAGTAAATACAGGCTTGAATTAAAAGATGGCTACTTTCTTTTGGGTCCTGTTGAGATGAGTCATATCTGTGAACAAATTTTGAATTTGCTGCAGTTGCTTGTGGTCTGTGGTGAAAGAATGGTCCGTCTGAGCAGAGCCATCTCCACAACCAGGCGTGGTCAATTCAAAAAATGTTCACAGAATTTTCAGAGTTATATTGAAGAACAGAAGTGACCTCTTACTTGTGTTTGCTTTAGTGCCCACagacttcacagataaaaactcAGTAAGTACATACAAACCACTCTACACTATATGTATGCCTTAGGGAATGACAGTAAGAATAATATAGGACtgccagaggctggagagatagcccagtggtagtgCTTtttccttgcacccagccaacccaggacaggtggcattccatatggttcccccaagtctgccagtagtgatttttttgagcactgagccaagagtaacccatgagtcctgccaggtgggactcaaaaaccaaaaagaaaaggacagcCAGAAAAGTGCCTagaagtacttttttttaaagtaaaactaaaataatgaatataaaaagataatttttaaatgttattgattATGCTTTAATGTTTTACAATTAATATGGTTTCCAATACTATTCATGAGTTTCCTGTGTACAGAATATTCCAACAACAGATCCCTCAACTGTACCCATATCCCTCCCCCAAGTTTTCTAATACTTATTCCTTGCAACACCCCTACAAAAACGGTTTTGTACATCAGTTCTTTCATTCAGTTTCCTGTCCAAAATCTTTTATGTAAGGggtacatttactttttttttcttttgtttggtttttaatttatGGATCACAACTtgggttttttctggctctggactcaggcgGGACTCGGGAAAATAGGAGATGCTGCAGAAGCAACCTgtctgagttggccatgtgcaagataagtgccctaccagctgtgctctctccagccacaAGTACATCCACTATTATTTacacattcatatatatgtaa
Coding sequences within it:
- the LOC125997587 gene encoding late cornified envelope protein 2A-like translates to MSCQQKKQECQPPTKNLSECPPKCPPPAPQCPAPCASACSPPPPPCEPPDTSSCVTTFSASGFGSSCSLVTRIPDVCFAAPSSCCENDSSCNPSCNHDPGSCN